In the Fibrobacter sp. genome, one interval contains:
- a CDS encoding TatD family hydrolase: MPHKPLYDSHIHITRLPHPRELAQELDRIGYAYTAVACEPGEWESLWKLWLDLDLKSKGGNLAFGIHPMAIAQATEPHKAELRRILEQDSGFMVGEAGLDRRFPEYGAGELQEQWFTFQAELALELKRDFQIHCVGDYGRAIALLKQAGFGKTKEGPRPIFHRFGGDTGTARQILEMGGLLSVHASTLTKKSSRKAIAELPKEFLLFETDADENFVEKSFGEIEISTGDIAQKLLSELRDVREAAENL; the protein is encoded by the coding sequence ATGCCCCATAAACCGCTCTACGACAGCCATATCCACATTACAAGACTCCCCCATCCAAGGGAACTCGCCCAGGAACTGGACCGAATAGGCTACGCCTACACCGCCGTCGCCTGCGAACCCGGAGAATGGGAGTCCCTATGGAAACTGTGGCTGGATTTGGATCTGAAAAGCAAGGGGGGCAACCTAGCCTTCGGAATCCACCCTATGGCAATTGCCCAGGCGACAGAACCGCACAAGGCAGAGCTCCGCCGCATTCTGGAACAGGATAGCGGTTTCATGGTAGGCGAAGCGGGTCTAGACCGCAGGTTCCCGGAATACGGTGCTGGCGAGTTGCAGGAGCAGTGGTTTACTTTCCAGGCAGAGCTGGCTCTCGAATTGAAGCGGGATTTTCAAATCCATTGCGTCGGCGACTACGGACGCGCCATCGCCCTGTTGAAACAAGCGGGTTTCGGAAAGACTAAAGAAGGCCCGCGTCCCATTTTCCACCGGTTCGGCGGCGATACCGGCACTGCCCGTCAAATCCTGGAGATGGGAGGTCTTCTTTCGGTCCACGCCAGCACCCTCACCAAGAAGTCTTCGCGAAAGGCCATAGCGGAACTTCCGAAAGAGTTTCTGCTGTTCGAGACCGACGCAGACGAAAACTTTGTAGAAAAATCTTTCGGTGAAATCGAGATCAGCACCGGAGACATCGCCCAGAAGTTACTATCAGAGCTTCGGGATGTCCGCGAAGCTGCGGAAAATCTCTAG